The following proteins come from a genomic window of Megalops cyprinoides isolate fMegCyp1 chromosome 6, fMegCyp1.pri, whole genome shotgun sequence:
- the LOC118779767 gene encoding uncharacterized protein LOC118779767 isoform X2, whose translation MPLQVKAESVLDSRDYTRVEVASSLNRSEDMEEMTKRKTGYGMSREEIDVLSSIKEEEEEGTERQSKVMKREGGVSDEEDKELWSEKGKERDEQMERDHTDHTTQTERELKNEENQDCKYWEEKVLPPQVTSCLLTDRSPPCPVDINRDQGVRYPCRQDELSPIVQERSWRLKGQVVTCKREVMSYLDNPLTDASEKDICAEPFLGSSVISSRKGDTACQQRGASLCRIELRQRCKVVWRRRE comes from the exons ATGCCTCTGCAGGTAAAGGCAGAATCTGTGCTCGACAGCAGAGATTACACACGGGTGGAGGTGGCATCAAGTCTTAACAGAAGTGAAGACATGGAGGAGATGACAAAGAGGAAGACTGGATATGGGATGAGCAGGGAAGAAATAGATGTACTATCCAGTataaaggaggaggaagaggaaggcacGGAGAGACAGAGTAAGGTGATGAAGAGGGAGGGTGGTGTGAGCGATGAAGAGGACAAGGAACTGTGGAGTGagaagggaaaagagagggatgaacagatggagagagatcaTACTGATCACACCACCCAAACTGAAAGAGAGctgaagaatgaagaaaatCAAGATTGCAAGTATTGGGAAGAGAAAGTCCTGCCACCtcaggtcacttcctgtttgctcaCTGACAGGTCACCTCCTTGTCCTGTGGATATTAACAGGGACCAGGGAGTGAGATATCCATGTAGGCAGGATGAACTCTCACCAATTGTCCAAGAAAGGTCATGGAGGCTGAAAGGACAGGTTGTGACATGTAAGAGGGAGGTGATGAGTTACTTGGACAACCCCCTGACAGATGCATCAGAGAAAGA cATCTGTGCTGAGCCCTTCCTGGGAtcctctgtcatctcctccagGAAAGGAGACACAG CATGCCAACAGAGAggggcctctctctgcagaattgaATTAAGACAGCGCTGCAAAGTTgtctggagaaggagagagtga